The Nostoc sp. 'Peltigera membranacea cyanobiont' N6 genome contains the following window.
TATAAAATAGTCTATTTCGTTATTTTCTACTTCAATTATCCCTTCTTGATACAAAGAGAGTTTACTTTTTGGTCTAGTTTGCCAATATTCCTTCTGCAACTGTTTAATACTAACTCCTATTTTCTGACAATCATCTTCTTGATAAATAAGTTTTGAGACTAGCTGTTTAATATCTGAATCTTCACTATTAATGCCTATTCTTTGAATTAAATGTGCTAAAAATTCCGACATTTTCGGATTTCTAAATTTAATTAAGCCTGTGACCATTCGACTTATTGATTCCCAAGATGGCTGGCTTAATAAATCTTTTATCTCAGAACCATCAAAGTGAGATGAATTATATTTATACCAAATTTGAAGACCTTCATTCTTTGTCTTTTTAGATAGATACCAAATTGAGCATACATAGTCATTTTTTTCATTATATTCTGCTAGAGTCAGCATCATATTTGTCAAGCTGGTGTAATACATCTCACAAACCCAAAATCCATCACACCACCAACCAAACTCTATCCAGTATATTTTTCCTTCTTTACTAACTATAATATAACCTTGGTCTGGTTCAGGACTAATAAATATCTTCAAAGAGTTTGGGTAAAAATCATTTGGATAGTTCCACCTATTTTCTTCTGTACCTGGTTGATATTCTACTGATATCTCTTGTAGAGGAAGAAATGTAAACCCATCAAAAATCCAGTCATATTCACCAATATCATTCGACCTAGAGCCATTTCTCCATTTATATAGCTCACGAACTTCTTTTGGTAAGTGAATTGGCCAATCTTGAGTTATCTGGTTTATCTCAGCATCCGAAAGGCCAGGTTGTAATAGTGATACTTGTGATGGAAAAAGTTTTTGTTCCCATCTTAGTATTCTTTCTAAGCATTGAGTTAGTAATGACATAGCAGTAATCTATAATTGCTGTTTCGAATAGAATATAAAATGTACTAGTATATTAGATTATTTTGCCAGTTTTGCCAAAATTTTTGTAGGCTCTTATTTTGGCAAAGGTATTGTTGTTTATAGTTGGTTTTATTTCAATTGTATTTAAATCTCCGACTGGAACAAATACGCTTGAGTTAAGAATTTTTAGTACTGATTTTTGACCTGTAGAGACGCGAAATTTCGCGTCTCTACCAAGGATTTTGGGCTTAACTGAACAGTATTGCGACCGGAAGTGTCTTTAATTACGAATTACGTTAGCGTAGCGGTAGCAAGTCCGCGTACCCTTACGGAAAAGCAAGCTACGCGCAGCGTTTCGTAGAGAGCCTCATTAGAAATTACGAATTAATTTTAACTTCCCTTTCAAGTCATATACGGGTCTACACTGGCAATTTCAAACTCACATGCTCTAGAAACCTGTTCTGCTGGTAATTTACCAAAGCTGATTAATGGTAAATAAGTAGGGTTTGCCATCAGTTCTTTTGCCAATAAGAATCCAGTAATTGTCCAAGTTTGATATTTTCTAGCTTGTTTCCCAATTAGTCGCCCTTTCTTACCGTCGTAATATTCTGGCCATTGATCTGTACTGAGCCGTCCTTGGGCAGTTTCAATAGCCTTTTGTGCAAGACTTATTTTGTTAGTTTTCACAGCCGCAGCTGCCAACATCCACATTAAAACTGGCCAACTACCAGCATTATGATACGACCAGGGGATATTTTTGGGGTCACATCCAGTTACAATTCTGTATTCTTCATGCTCTAAAGCTGGGAAACAAATTTTCATCGGCATATCTCCCACCAAATCATCCCATCGTTTCTCAATGAGAGTCATAATCGCTTGTGACTGTTCTTCGGTGGCTAAGTCGGAAATAATCGCCATTAAGTTTCCGAGTGAAAAGAAGCGAGTATCTAGCTGCGACGGCCCGACATTACCTGCTAAATAACCACCTTTTTTTGGCAGCCACTTATCTAATTCATAATAGGGAACAGAATCTACATATATGTTGAACAGATTAACAGCACCCTTGCCATATTCTTCACTTTTGAAGCGATAAATTTCATTCAGGCGATTAATATCTATCCAATAATGCTGGCGAATATGAGCGCATAAAAGAGGCAATCGGTTATCAATGGCTGCAACAATATCAGAATTACCTTGGCAAATTAGTAGTTCGCGAGATGCACGCAATGCGGTGTAAAACAGAACTTGCAGTTCTAAAGGATGCCCATAAATGCCCATCCGACGGTCAATCATACAAGCACCATCTGGAACCAACAGTGTTGGGTACATATCAAAACGATTCGCCAAGCAGATTTCCATGATTAACCTGATACCATTTTGGAATTCAGGTTCATAAGCTAAAGAAAAATCTTCTGTAGCGACTACATAAGCACGCAATAAAATAATCCACCATAAACAAGAATCTACTGGTGTAACTCTAGCGATCGCATGTTCGCCAAAGTCTGCTTCTAGATATTCTTGCCCATTCTCCGAAACAACTTTGAAGCTAGCTGGTATTAATCCTCGTCCCGGCTTGTAAGCGTCTAATGCTTTTTCTTTAGGCTGTAACTTTAAGGTTTCTTCTAAGAAATTACGAACAATATCTGTTCTACCTTTGATCAGAAAAATTAGACCGGAAGAAACAAAATCCCGAACAAAGCACTGGTCATAATTGAGTGCCTCTACAGATGAATCATAAGCAGCTACCGTACCAACGGGGCGACCTTGATAGTAGAGAACTGATTTTTCTAGCGTTTGCCATGCTTCTTCCACTTCTTTTAAATTTTCAGTAGTTTCCAATTCGTTTGGGTGCATCGCCAGAATAACTCCATTCGGGTTGTGAATTTGTGGTAGATGCGGATTCATTTCTTATTTTTGCTATTCTCAGCATAACAAAAACGATTCCTTGAATAGCAAATATAATTTGGAGAAAATTAATCAACTAACAAGGAATAAATCTGCTGACATTTATGCAGTTTTATTGCTAGTTAATTTATTTATAATCGATTCCTCTTTTGGTGAATTATAGTTGTTCTCCACCGCAAGTAGTAATATGATTATTAAAACAGTCACACAAGATATATTTTTAGATTATTTCTTGTTCTGTTTCATGCCCAGAATCTTTGCTTTACCAAACCAAAATATATCTTCAGTGCTGTTTAGAGTTTGTGTGAAGTTAAAACTGGTTACAGTATATTTGCTTGAGCAGAATTAGTTTTTGACACTAAGAGATCGGATTATTCCCCTATATCATCATAATTTATAACTTTTTTTCAGAATATGCAAGATAGACACTTTAAAAAGTGAAGATTTCAATCCTTCTGAAGAGTTATATATTTTACCCTGCTGAACACTTGTAAGCGCTTAACTGCTCCTGGAATTGTTTATAAGCTTGATTAATTGCTTGCATTGAAGCTTTTGCAATGTCTACGACGGGCTAGGCGCAGAATTGTTAGCATTAGGATAATATTGCTCTGGAGTGGCTTGCTCTTTCGCGTAACTTTCGTAGCGCATCCTGTGATAATTGATTTTGGTCTAAGGGACTTCCAAATGAAAAAATACTCAACTACTTATTGTGGGGTGGGCATCTTTGCCCGCCCTATTGAACTGGGCGGGCAAGATGCCCACCCCACAAGATTGGATAATTTATTTGTTGGAAGTCCCTAAAGTCCCATAGGTTTATCTGAGTAGCCTTATTACCCAGAGCGTAGACTAATTAATACTGTTGCGTCTTCGTAAAAATTACTTAAGCCTTTAATTTTTCTTTCAATATAGGATTACTATTTGATTTTTGAACAAAATTAGATATTGTAGGGTTCGTTACGAACTTCGTTCTAATACACCACTCCTTAACGATTTGGTGCGTTACGCTCCGCTAACACAACGCCAGTGACGCTCCTCTGTCGCTACCGCTCAAGTCGGGAAATCCGCCCACACGACTGGCTCCTCTACGTATATTCTCAAAATTCAAACCGGATTCCTATACTACATTAGACATCTCCGAAAAAGAATGTACAGACGTAGCACTGCTACGCCTCTACAAGGGTTCTGGGTAACGCATATTTAATTTCTGGAGATGTCTATTAGAAAAGTCTCAGTACAATATTTCATTAATTTGTAGAGAAACTAAGTTAGGCAAAACTCTGGGTTACTCCGCTTTGACTTTGCGTTTAAAATATTCTTATTTTACGCAAAACTTACTTTATCCAAAACTAATAACTGGGTTTTATTTATCTGGCAAAAGCCCTAAAATTTTGGCAGATAAATAAAACCAAATTACAGATTATAGATAAAATTTAAAAAGTAAAACTAATATCATACAAAGGTTTTAGCGTCAAGAATAGTGTTGTGAAAAAATAGACAAAGTTGAGCTAAGGTTACTCAGAGAAAATCGGTTCTGCTGCAATATCATCTAAATGGGTGCTGCCTAGCAAATTCTGCCACTCTGTTTGCAGTGCTGCATCTTTAGGATTTTTCTGGTGTAGTTGAGCCAGTGTGGTCAGTGCGTCATACCAGATCCCGTTTTGGGCATAAATAGCATAGCGCTTTAGAAGTTCTGTTGTTTGTAGTTCTTTGACTATGGCGGGATTGAGTTCGACTCTTGTTATTACCCCTTCGACAAAAGTCGGGGGAGAATTCTTTTCTTGGTCACAGTTAATGGTGAAAAACCAGCGATATTGTTTGTTTATTTCCAAAGCAGGAGCAGTGGTAGGTAGAGAAACACGGATGACTCCTGGTTTTTCTGGTAGAGCGATCGCTTTTTTATAAATCTCGTTAGAGTCCCGATCTTGCAGCACAAATTCAACTGCATAGGGCAAGTCTTTGGTATATGGCACATAGAAAAACCAACTTGGGTGTTCTACGGTTGTCTTTCCCCAGACATTGATTACGGAGTTAGCTTTAGTAAAGGACACTAAAGCAGTCAGGTCATGTTTGGTAATTGGACATCCACCTATGCTGCGCTTCGCTCCACCACGAACGCGACCTCCCGGAGGGGGGCCGGGTGGAAGTGCAGGTTGATTATAGGTTGTGGCTTGAGCAAGGATCGTTTTAGCATCAGAGGGATGCCTGCGGAGGGCTGCGCCTACGCTAGGTGAAGAAACAAGAGTTGATTCCGCCACTACTGGAGTCAGGCTAACTAGTAAACTGGTGCAGCTAAAAACTACTAATATAAACAGTTTTATCGGTTGTGAATTTGACTTCATAAAAACCCTTCCTCAACTATATAAGCCTTGTAGATTTATCTGCTGGTTATCCAAAAATTTAATCAAAAAAATCTTTATCTATTTCCCATTCCCTATTTACCACTTTCCACCCGCACTTTTGTTGCTGAATTATAAATTGACATCAGGCTAACTGTGGCTACCAGCGATAAAATCGATGGGATAAATGGTACCCAAGCACCCGAAATTAACAGACTAAAGCAGACTATATAAAGAACACCAGAGGTAATACTGACTCCCAATGCCAACCAAGGCAAGGAAAGCTTTTGCCAAGCCCAAACTCCCCCTATCAAAGACCAACCCCAAATCCAGACCACCTCAAACCACAGCGACCAAACCCGCAGTAACGGCCGCCCATCCTGCACAGCACTGAGGATCTGGCTAATCATCTGGGCTTGTACTAACACTCCTGGCATTTGCTCATCTAAAGGAGCGCCATAAGGTGTAGCCCAGGTGTCTTGAGAATCCCCTTTTGCTGTCACACCAATCAAAATAATTTTGTCTTTAATCGCACTGGGGTTAATTGGACTAGCTAAAAATTGGGTTAGCTTCACCTGTTGGGCTATCTGTTTTGAAGAACGGTAATTAAGTAAGGTTTGACCGCCATTAGCATCGATATCGTGATAGCCGCCAGAGCGAGACTTCAGACTCGGAAAAATAGTTTTACCGAGTTGCAAATTCCCTTCAGGGGTAAACTTTGGTTGAATTCCTGAAGGGCGCAGATACAAGGAGGCTAGTTGTAGACTGAATGCAAAGGTAGCAGGACACAACGATGTCGGCTCCTGGTTCATGAACAGGAGATGGCGACGGATAACTCCATCAGGATCGTGAATAAAGTCACTGAATCCCAGATTTGTTTCGGGGATTTCTGGTGGCGGCTTAATACCTGTGATATTTGCTGTGCCATCACTTCCTTTACATACGCCAACCAAATTCGGAGTTTGTTGAAGACGAGTAATTAAATCTGGTTGTTTGGCTGGAAAATCACGGTAAATATCCAAGCCGATCGCACGGGGGTGGTACTGATTCAGTTTTGCCAGGACTTTATTGAGAGATTTTTCGGAAATGGAAGCTCCAATTAACGACTCATTATTTTGTCTTTGAATTGCTAGATCGCCATCATCAATTGTGATTACTAGCAGACGCGAATCTAGGTTCTCTGTTGGGCGCGATCGCACCATCTGGTCAAAGATGGAAATTTCTAGACTTTCCAGCCAACCCACCCATCTCACCCCAAAAACCAAGCCTGTAATCGCCAAACTGGATAACAAGGTTGTCGTTAATCTGCGTCTGGTAGACAAAGCTAAATTCGGTTTCTCTTCAGGTTTTGTTGTAGACCATAATTTATCCCAAGTGGGTGGTGTCTGGGCTGGATTTTGGCAAATCATTGGTAGCCAAGTTGCACAGGGAAATCGATCTTCAAGTCCTTGCAATCGTTCTCGCGCTTGGCGTACCGCTTGATATAAAGACTCGCCACCAGCAAAGCCTTGGAGAAAATACTTTAAGAATTCCTTGGCAACCTGGTCTGGAATCGGTTCGCGCATGACAATCATCTGAGGTATTTGCAAATCAGCTAATTCTCGTGCTAATCCCAATCCATCACAAGAGTTGAATATAGCTAGTTGCAAACCATTTTCAATGGCTTTCCTCAGAGCGTACTTTAATTCGCCAATGGTCAGACTATCAGTTTTATTCAGATAAATTCGTCCGCTTTCTCCATTTTTGTTACTAGAACTGTGGCCTGCAAAAAAGAGAATATCCCAGTTTTTTCCCCAAAGAAGCTCAGTTAATTCTTTACGTTGTGGTTCTACCAGAAAACTGACATCTGCGTTACGACACTGTTGCAGTAAAGCTCGATCTGCCTGGGTGTCAATCCCCTGACTATTGCCTACAATTGCCAAAATATTGACTAATGGATTTAAAGTGCGTGGCTTGTGAATGCGATCGTAAGATGGTGAGGAAAGGGCGATTTCAGCCTTGGGGTAGCGTTCTAACAAATCCCACAAATGCCAGGGTAATAGCTGCAATTGGCTATTTTCTGTTTGCAAAATCACTCGCACTTCTTCGGTGGACAACAATCTTTCTAACCATTTTTCTCTCAAAGGGCGAAACTCTTCTGCTCGCAACCAGGTATTAAAGCGGGCCCGCAAGATATGGGAAGTGTTTTCGCAGTCTTGAATCATCGATACATTTGTCACCTGCATTTTGTCTGCATGGAGGCGATAACGATTGCCTATCTGCCGATAACTAGACTGCCAATGACTGTAATAGAGCGGCATTTCAGGAAATGAAGGTAGCTTCCCCGTGATTTCTGTTGTAGCCCGCTCCTGTTCTTCACCAATTTGGAGGGTGACAGCAAACCCTTGCTCAAAACTACCCTCTCCGAATTTCAGAACTACTAACTTACCCATGACTGTCGCTATCTCCCTGTGCAAAATCATGCCCTGTATCTAATGCCCGATCGCAAACTAAACAAGCATTCACAGACTTTTTTAAAAACCTCCAAAACCGCCTTAAATTTTTAATTTTTAATT
Protein-coding sequences here:
- a CDS encoding glycoside hydrolase 100 family protein, which encodes MHPNELETTENLKEVEEAWQTLEKSVLYYQGRPVGTVAAYDSSVEALNYDQCFVRDFVSSGLIFLIKGRTDIVRNFLEETLKLQPKEKALDAYKPGRGLIPASFKVVSENGQEYLEADFGEHAIARVTPVDSCLWWIILLRAYVVATEDFSLAYEPEFQNGIRLIMEICLANRFDMYPTLLVPDGACMIDRRMGIYGHPLELQVLFYTALRASRELLICQGNSDIVAAIDNRLPLLCAHIRQHYWIDINRLNEIYRFKSEEYGKGAVNLFNIYVDSVPYYELDKWLPKKGGYLAGNVGPSQLDTRFFSLGNLMAIISDLATEEQSQAIMTLIEKRWDDLVGDMPMKICFPALEHEEYRIVTGCDPKNIPWSYHNAGSWPVLMWMLAAAAVKTNKISLAQKAIETAQGRLSTDQWPEYYDGKKGRLIGKQARKYQTWTITGFLLAKELMANPTYLPLISFGKLPAEQVSRACEFEIASVDPYMT
- a CDS encoding CHASE2 domain-containing protein, producing the protein MGKLVVLKFGEGSFEQGFAVTLQIGEEQERATTEITGKLPSFPEMPLYYSHWQSSYRQIGNRYRLHADKMQVTNVSMIQDCENTSHILRARFNTWLRAEEFRPLREKWLERLLSTEEVRVILQTENSQLQLLPWHLWDLLERYPKAEIALSSPSYDRIHKPRTLNPLVNILAIVGNSQGIDTQADRALLQQCRNADVSFLVEPQRKELTELLWGKNWDILFFAGHSSSNKNGESGRIYLNKTDSLTIGELKYALRKAIENGLQLAIFNSCDGLGLARELADLQIPQMIVMREPIPDQVAKEFLKYFLQGFAGGESLYQAVRQARERLQGLEDRFPCATWLPMICQNPAQTPPTWDKLWSTTKPEEKPNLALSTRRRLTTTLLSSLAITGLVFGVRWVGWLESLEISIFDQMVRSRPTENLDSRLLVITIDDGDLAIQRQNNESLIGASISEKSLNKVLAKLNQYHPRAIGLDIYRDFPAKQPDLITRLQQTPNLVGVCKGSDGTANITGIKPPPEIPETNLGFSDFIHDPDGVIRRHLLFMNQEPTSLCPATFAFSLQLASLYLRPSGIQPKFTPEGNLQLGKTIFPSLKSRSGGYHDIDANGGQTLLNYRSSKQIAQQVKLTQFLASPINPSAIKDKIILIGVTAKGDSQDTWATPYGAPLDEQMPGVLVQAQMISQILSAVQDGRPLLRVWSLWFEVVWIWGWSLIGGVWAWQKLSLPWLALGVSITSGVLYIVCFSLLISGAWVPFIPSILSLVATVSLMSIYNSATKVRVESGK
- a CDS encoding DUF928 domain-containing protein, which translates into the protein MKSNSQPIKLFILVVFSCTSLLVSLTPVVAESTLVSSPSVGAALRRHPSDAKTILAQATTYNQPALPPGPPPGGRVRGGAKRSIGGCPITKHDLTALVSFTKANSVINVWGKTTVEHPSWFFYVPYTKDLPYAVEFVLQDRDSNEIYKKAIALPEKPGVIRVSLPTTAPALEINKQYRWFFTINCDQEKNSPPTFVEGVITRVELNPAIVKELQTTELLKRYAIYAQNGIWYDALTTLAQLHQKNPKDAALQTEWQNLLGSTHLDDIAAEPIFSE
- a CDS encoding HEAT repeat domain-containing protein, with protein sequence MSLLTQCLERILRWEQKLFPSQVSLLQPGLSDAEINQITQDWPIHLPKEVRELYKWRNGSRSNDIGEYDWIFDGFTFLPLQEISVEYQPGTEENRWNYPNDFYPNSLKIFISPEPDQGYIIVSKEGKIYWIEFGWWCDGFWVCEMYYTSLTNMMLTLAEYNEKNDYVCSIWYLSKKTKNEGLQIWYKYNSSHFDGSEIKDLLSQPSWESISRMVTGLIKFRNPKMSEFLAHLIQRIGINSEDSDIKQLVSKLIYQEDDCQKIGVSIKQLQKEYWQTRPKSKLSLYQEGIIEVENNEIDYFIDALESSDATIQRTVAFLLFMLKAVDVLILALKNNDAGIRRESVWALGQIGDSRATEQLIEALRDSNVEVREAAREAYEKMVLKFPEIVNILPF